A single Deinococcus sedimenti DNA region contains:
- a CDS encoding isochorismate synthase, translating to MTQTAAPPAPHPATGSHLHGATHAPAWRAPDRHLHLLDPHGAPLTAAQARHALHGAPRGTHLLGAIGFTPQDPAAFHLAHSTPPTSTSPTSTAALSTAASTGTPVLHAASRPAPDAFEANVAHAAAAIARGDLHKVVLGRTLDLHLHAAPDPSAVTARLAQGAPDAFVFSVPLGDGAQLVGASPERLLSKRGAQLRLRPLAGTRARHADPAEDLRRAHDLLHSAKDRHEHALMIAAIRETLAPLCRELTVPDAPRLVQTPGLWHLGTSIHATLRDPGLHVLDLVSAVHPTPAVCGVPAPAARDLIGTLEGPRGSFAGAVGWCDARGDGEWAVTIRCARLRGPHARLFAGAGIVAGSDPAQERAETAAKFGTMLRALGVSPLDLEGAL from the coding sequence ATGACCCAGACCGCCGCCCCCCCCGCCCCCCACCCAGCCACCGGGTCACACCTCCACGGCGCGACCCACGCCCCCGCGTGGCGCGCCCCGGACCGCCACCTGCACCTGCTCGACCCGCACGGCGCGCCCCTGACCGCCGCCCAGGCCCGGCACGCCCTGCACGGCGCGCCGCGCGGCACGCACCTGCTGGGCGCCATCGGCTTCACGCCGCAGGACCCGGCCGCCTTCCACCTGGCCCACTCGACACCGCCCACCTCGACATCGCCCACCTCGACTGCCGCTCTCTCGACAGCGGCCTCCACGGGCACCCCGGTCCTCCACGCGGCGTCGCGGCCCGCCCCGGACGCGTTCGAGGCGAACGTCGCGCACGCGGCGGCCGCCATCGCGCGCGGCGACCTGCACAAGGTCGTGCTGGGCCGCACCCTGGACCTGCACCTGCACGCGGCGCCCGACCCGAGTGCCGTCACCGCCCGGCTCGCGCAAGGCGCCCCGGACGCCTTCGTGTTCAGCGTCCCGCTGGGAGACGGCGCGCAGCTGGTCGGCGCGAGCCCGGAACGGCTGCTGAGTAAACGCGGCGCGCAGCTGCGCCTGCGGCCCCTGGCCGGCACCCGCGCCCGCCACGCCGACCCCGCCGAGGACCTCCGGCGCGCGCACGACCTGCTGCACTCCGCCAAGGACCGCCACGAGCACGCGCTGATGATCGCCGCCATCCGGGAGACCCTCGCGCCACTGTGCCGCGAACTTACCGTGCCGGACGCGCCGCGACTCGTGCAGACGCCGGGCCTGTGGCACCTGGGCACCAGCATCCACGCGACCCTGCGCGACCCGGGTCTGCACGTGCTGGACCTCGTGAGCGCCGTGCACCCAACGCCCGCCGTGTGCGGCGTGCCCGCCCCGGCCGCCCGTGACCTGATCGGCACGCTGGAAGGCCCGCGCGGGTCCTTCGCGGGCGCGGTCGGCTGGTGCGACGCGCGCGGTGACGGCGAGTGGGCCGTCACGATCCGCTGCGCGAGGCTGCGCGGCCCGCACGCCCGCCTGTTCGCCGGGGCCGGGATCGTCGCCGGGTCCGACCCCGCGCAGGAACGCGCCGAGACCGCCGCGAAGTTCGGCACCATGCTGCGCGCCCTGGGCGTCTCGCCCCTGGACCTGGAGGGCGCGCTGTGA
- a CDS encoding siderophore-interacting protein — translation MTQTAPDLAHITDHVNEDHAPELLQVARAFTDLPAPRAAQILTLDHTGLTLEVLTDRGPRSARLTFPDPTRPPHVNLRALVADAQTLLNERPDPRTTTWTLQGARDLGPGLRRLTFHADPHALQGWQPGDAVRVTIGDTTRVYTIRRAHDGRADLDVYLHGGPSTHAPGSTWARTLLPGATVTVGAPRRETLPEFTGPSLLLGDETALPTIAALLEHWPEGLTPGPRVLIETGDPGDAQAALLGVPLPPGTHLSVVPRNGPSGEALTRAALSLDLHLRAAWGALDAPHALELRRALRAQYDLSPTQCRVSGYWTP, via the coding sequence ATGACGCAGACCGCCCCCGACCTCGCCCACATCACCGACCACGTCAACGAGGACCACGCCCCGGAACTCCTGCAGGTGGCGCGCGCCTTCACGGACCTGCCCGCCCCGCGCGCCGCGCAGATCCTGACCCTGGACCACACCGGCCTCACGCTGGAGGTCCTGACCGACCGCGGCCCGCGCAGCGCCCGCCTGACCTTCCCCGACCCCACCCGCCCCCCGCACGTCAACCTGCGCGCCCTGGTCGCCGACGCCCAGACGCTCCTGAACGAACGTCCCGACCCGCGCACCACCACCTGGACCCTCCAGGGCGCCCGCGACCTCGGGCCCGGCCTGCGCCGCCTGACCTTCCACGCCGACCCGCACGCCCTGCAGGGCTGGCAGCCCGGCGACGCCGTGCGCGTCACGATCGGCGACACCACCCGCGTCTACACCATCCGCCGCGCCCACGACGGACGGGCCGACCTGGACGTCTACCTGCACGGCGGCCCGTCCACCCACGCGCCCGGCAGCACCTGGGCGCGCACCCTGCTGCCCGGAGCCACCGTCACGGTGGGCGCGCCGCGCCGCGAGACCCTCCCGGAATTCACCGGTCCCAGCCTGCTCCTCGGGGACGAGACGGCCCTGCCGACCATCGCGGCGCTGCTCGAACACTGGCCCGAAGGGCTCACGCCCGGCCCGCGCGTCCTGATCGAGACGGGCGACCCCGGCGACGCCCAGGCCGCCCTGCTCGGCGTGCCGCTGCCGCCCGGCACGCACCTGAGCGTCGTGCCGCGCAATGGCCCCAGTGGCGAGGCCCTGACCCGCGCCGCCCTGAGCCTCGACCTGCACCTGCGCGCCGCGTGGGGCGCCCTGGACGCCCCGCACGCCCTGGAACTGCGCCGCGCCCTGCGCGCCCAGTACGACCTGAGCCCCACCCAGTGCCGCGTCAGCGGGTACTGGACCCCCTGA
- a CDS encoding heme/hemin ABC transporter substrate-binding protein produces MRPTHTTLTRAALTLSLLLAAPGAHAATIRGADGVSVSVSNPRRVVALNATTVELIYRLGKQGTIVGTDVTGTYPPNRIPSVGHWAQLPAEGIIALKPDLVIGTADNLAMPANQKVTQQLRAAGVKVLVLPASDTGGLDGVRTRLNILADVYGVPGAALALSRSFDTTLKAAQANRPKVTPRVLFLYAHGPGDASIYGTDGGADDLITLAGGRNVAPFRDTRPLTAEALVALNPDAIILLERGLDALGGIEGALKLPGVMQTNAGRQRRVYAVDNSIRWIGPRLPEFALNLARQWNADFR; encoded by the coding sequence ATGCGACCCACCCACACCACCCTGACCCGCGCCGCCCTGACCCTCAGCCTGCTCCTGGCCGCCCCCGGCGCCCACGCGGCCACCATCCGCGGCGCCGACGGCGTGAGCGTCAGCGTCAGCAACCCGCGCCGCGTCGTCGCGCTGAACGCCACCACCGTCGAACTCATCTACCGGCTGGGCAAGCAGGGCACCATCGTCGGCACCGACGTCACCGGCACGTACCCGCCCAACCGGATCCCCAGCGTCGGCCACTGGGCGCAGCTGCCCGCCGAGGGCATCATCGCGCTGAAACCCGACCTGGTGATCGGCACCGCCGACAACCTCGCCATGCCCGCCAACCAGAAGGTCACGCAGCAGCTGCGCGCCGCCGGCGTGAAGGTCCTCGTGCTGCCCGCCAGCGACACCGGCGGCCTGGACGGCGTCCGCACCCGCCTGAACATCCTGGCGGACGTGTACGGCGTGCCCGGCGCCGCGCTGGCCCTGAGCCGCTCGTTCGACACCACCCTGAAGGCCGCGCAGGCCAACCGCCCGAAGGTCACGCCGCGCGTGCTGTTCCTGTACGCCCACGGGCCCGGCGACGCCAGCATCTACGGCACCGACGGCGGCGCCGACGACCTGATCACCCTCGCCGGGGGCCGTAACGTCGCCCCGTTCCGCGACACCAGACCCCTGACCGCCGAGGCGCTCGTCGCGCTGAACCCCGACGCGATCATCCTGCTCGAACGCGGCCTGGACGCCCTGGGCGGCATCGAGGGCGCCCTGAAGCTGCCGGGCGTCATGCAGACGAACGCCGGACGGCAGCGCCGCGTGTACGCCGTGGACAACTCCATCCGCTGGATCGGGCCGCGCCTGCCGGAATTCGCCCTGAACCTCGCCCGCCAGTGGAACGCCGACTTCCGCTGA
- a CDS encoding FecCD family ABC transporter permease, with protein sequence MERRLPLTRRGRAARPGAALTLTVLTGLLAGAVILAVGRGALPISPAQVLSILLAPLGAAPLAPFDEQQAAVLWVIRLPRVLLGALVGAGLAVAGAALQGLFRNPLADPGLMGITSGAALAAALSVVLGLNTLGTYSLPAAAFAGSLIATALVSLLAQDRGRVNVTTMLLAGIAINALCSAGTGLMTFLATDEQLRTLTFWNLGSLGGATWPTVLSALPLILLGTVGLPLTARALNALTLGEHGAAHLGVPVTRVKWLIISLVALSVGAGVAVAGSIGFIGLVVPHLLRLLTGPNHATLLPASALLGATLLILADLLARTVAAPAEVPIGILTALLGAPFFLYLLRQRRAEGA encoded by the coding sequence GTGGAACGCCGACTTCCGCTGACCCGCCGGGGCCGCGCCGCCCGCCCCGGCGCGGCCCTCACCCTGACGGTCCTGACCGGCCTGCTGGCGGGCGCGGTGATCCTCGCGGTCGGCCGCGGCGCCCTGCCCATCAGCCCCGCACAGGTCCTGAGTATCCTGCTCGCCCCGCTGGGCGCCGCGCCGCTCGCCCCGTTCGACGAGCAGCAGGCGGCCGTGCTGTGGGTCATCCGCCTGCCGCGCGTCCTGCTGGGCGCCCTGGTCGGCGCGGGGCTGGCCGTGGCGGGCGCGGCGCTGCAGGGCCTGTTTCGCAACCCGCTGGCCGACCCGGGCCTGATGGGCATCACCAGCGGCGCCGCGCTGGCGGCCGCGCTGAGCGTCGTGCTGGGCCTCAACACCCTGGGCACCTACTCGCTGCCCGCCGCGGCCTTCGCCGGGTCGCTGATCGCCACGGCGCTCGTGTCGCTGCTCGCGCAGGACCGCGGGCGCGTGAACGTCACCACCATGCTCCTCGCGGGCATCGCCATCAACGCCCTGTGCAGCGCCGGGACCGGCCTGATGACGTTCCTGGCCACCGACGAGCAGCTGCGCACCCTCACCTTCTGGAACCTCGGGTCGCTGGGCGGCGCCACCTGGCCGACCGTCCTGAGTGCCCTGCCGCTGATCCTGCTGGGCACCGTGGGTCTGCCGCTGACCGCGCGCGCCCTGAACGCCCTGACGCTCGGCGAGCACGGCGCGGCGCACCTGGGCGTCCCCGTCACCCGCGTGAAGTGGCTGATCATCAGCCTGGTCGCCCTGAGCGTCGGCGCGGGCGTCGCCGTGGCGGGCAGCATCGGCTTCATCGGCCTGGTCGTCCCGCACCTGCTGCGCCTCCTGACCGGCCCGAACCACGCCACGCTGCTGCCCGCCTCCGCGCTGCTCGGCGCGACCCTGCTGATCCTCGCGGACCTCCTGGCCCGCACCGTCGCCGCGCCCGCCGAGGTACCCATCGGGATCCTCACGGCGCTGCTCGGCGCGCCGTTCTTCCTGTACCTGCTGCGCCAGCGCCGCGCGGAGGGCGCGTGA
- a CDS encoding heme ABC transporter ATP-binding protein, with protein sequence MTPHESLIEVTALTHTVQGRQLLRDVHLTLRRGELLAVLGRNGAGKSTLLRHLTGELGRRGVSVLGGPAHRPGTELARHRAALPQHTPAPFAFSVLDIVLLGRIPHGPRDTPHDRDVARACLDRVGLRGAEGRDIQTLSGGEQQRVHLARTLAQLHGTPGDRVLLLDEPTASLDLAHQHATLRLARDLCAEGVGVLAVLHDLNLAAQYADRVLLLDGGQVLTCAPPDIALTSGHIRAAYGHDVLVTRHPCLNCPLIVSAG encoded by the coding sequence GTGACCCCGCACGAATCCCTGATCGAGGTGACGGCCCTGACGCACACCGTGCAGGGACGGCAGCTGCTGCGGGACGTGCATCTGACCCTGCGGCGCGGCGAACTGCTCGCCGTGCTGGGCCGCAACGGCGCGGGCAAGAGCACCCTGCTGCGGCACCTGACCGGCGAACTCGGCCGGCGCGGCGTGAGCGTCCTAGGCGGCCCCGCCCACCGCCCCGGCACCGAACTGGCCCGCCACCGCGCCGCGCTGCCCCAGCACACACCCGCCCCGTTCGCGTTCAGCGTGCTGGACATCGTCCTGCTGGGCCGCATTCCGCACGGCCCGCGCGACACGCCCCACGACCGCGACGTCGCCCGCGCCTGCCTGGACCGCGTGGGCCTGCGCGGCGCGGAAGGCCGCGACATCCAGACGCTCAGCGGCGGCGAGCAGCAGCGCGTGCACCTCGCCCGGACGCTGGCGCAGCTGCACGGCACGCCCGGCGACCGGGTCCTGCTGCTCGACGAGCCCACCGCCAGCCTCGACCTCGCCCACCAGCACGCCACGCTGCGCCTCGCCCGCGACCTGTGCGCGGAAGGGGTCGGCGTACTGGCCGTCCTGCACGACCTGAACCTCGCCGCGCAGTACGCCGACCGGGTGCTTCTGCTCGACGGCGGTCAGGTGCTGACCTGCGCCCCGCCCGACATCGCGCTGACCAGCGGGCACATCCGCGCCGCGTACGGGCACGACGTGCTCGTCACCCGCCACCCCTGCCTGAACTGCCCGCTGATCGTCAGCGCGGGCTGA
- a CDS encoding transposase: MKHKQYSENEILDVLAQVEAGTAVGDVARLSGVSKATIHRWQARYGGMTKDDAKRVRQLEEEIRRLKKLVADLALDNSILKEVVGRKW; this comes from the coding sequence ATGAAGCACAAGCAGTACAGCGAAAACGAGATCCTTGATGTCTTAGCCCAAGTTGAGGCAGGCACCGCGGTCGGTGACGTCGCTCGGTTGTCCGGGGTCTCCAAGGCCACCATTCACCGTTGGCAGGCACGGTATGGGGGCATGACCAAGGACGACGCGAAGCGCGTCCGTCAGCTGGAAGAAGAAATCCGCCGCCTGAAGAAGCTGGTCGCGGATCTGGCGCTCGACAATAGCATCTTGAAGGAGGTGGTTGGCAGAAAGTGGTGA
- a CDS encoding IS5 family transposase, protein MTRAAYPNDLTDSEWNVLFPLLPQASPMGRPRKWSPREILDGIFYVLRGGIAWRSMPHDLPPWQTIYHYHRLWRLRGVWEALHTVLRELIRQREGRAATPSAAIIDSQSVKTTEAGGPRGYDGGKKVSGRKRHLLVDTLGLVMAIKVHEADIQDRTGAVLLLRDLPNVFPRMKHVWADAGYTGKLASDIRTHLGWTLEIVKHPWSGWQGTWAPKDAPPRVVEVPKGFVVLKRRWVVERTFAWLGKSRRMAKDYEALVETAENLVDEVMIRLMVRRLAKPSP, encoded by the coding sequence GTGACCCGAGCTGCGTATCCAAACGATCTAACCGACTCCGAGTGGAACGTACTTTTTCCCCTTCTACCTCAAGCATCACCCATGGGTCGTCCACGGAAGTGGTCGCCCCGAGAGATCCTGGACGGGATCTTCTACGTGCTGCGAGGAGGGATTGCCTGGCGGTCGATGCCGCACGACCTTCCGCCCTGGCAGACGATCTATCACTACCACCGTCTGTGGAGACTGCGGGGCGTCTGGGAAGCACTTCACACGGTTCTTCGGGAGCTGATCCGCCAGCGTGAGGGTCGCGCAGCGACCCCCAGTGCCGCGATCATCGACAGCCAATCCGTGAAAACGACCGAAGCCGGTGGACCTCGCGGCTATGACGGGGGCAAGAAAGTCAGTGGCCGCAAGCGTCACCTCCTCGTCGACACCCTGGGTCTGGTCATGGCGATCAAGGTGCACGAGGCCGATATCCAGGACCGCACTGGTGCGGTCCTCCTGCTGCGCGACCTGCCCAACGTGTTCCCACGCATGAAGCACGTGTGGGCAGATGCGGGGTACACCGGCAAGCTGGCGAGCGACATCAGGACCCATCTGGGCTGGACCTTGGAGATCGTCAAGCATCCCTGGTCTGGATGGCAGGGGACCTGGGCACCAAAGGATGCACCTCCACGTGTCGTGGAGGTGCCGAAAGGATTCGTGGTGCTGAAGCGCCGCTGGGTGGTGGAGCGAACATTCGCCTGGTTGGGAAAATCGCGGCGGATGGCCAAGGATTACGAGGCGCTGGTGGAAACCGCAGAGAATTTGGTCGATGAGGTCATGATCCGGCTGATGGTGCGTCGACTCGCCAAACCCTCGCCCTAA
- a CDS encoding DUF4386 domain-containing protein, whose protein sequence is MKSELLNLRVVGVLFILASVAAVIGVVLYAPMLADPDLFFAVPDHVLRVKLGVLAELVLACAAVGTATLLFPYLKRQHEGLALGYVALRLLEAALIVMGVLSVLTLLSVNVGVTEVPGDRRVVNQLLLAAREWTFLLGPNVVLGLNTLLCGVLLYTSRLVPRWLSALGMTGAVLVIGAALLTLFGVLVPLSPAAVLLALPVAVYEMVLAVWLIVKGFSGAVGADGPARPVIT, encoded by the coding sequence ATGAAGTCAGAACTATTGAACCTCCGGGTGGTGGGCGTCCTGTTCATCCTGGCGTCGGTGGCCGCCGTGATCGGTGTCGTGCTGTATGCCCCGATGCTGGCAGACCCAGACCTGTTCTTCGCTGTCCCTGACCACGTGCTGCGGGTGAAACTCGGCGTTCTGGCGGAACTGGTTCTGGCGTGTGCGGCCGTGGGTACCGCGACCCTGCTGTTTCCGTACCTCAAGCGTCAGCATGAAGGTCTGGCGCTGGGGTACGTGGCTCTCCGGTTACTGGAAGCAGCGTTGATCGTCATGGGGGTGCTGAGTGTGCTGACCCTGCTGAGCGTGAACGTGGGCGTGACCGAAGTCCCAGGCGACCGCCGGGTGGTGAATCAACTGTTGCTGGCGGCGCGTGAGTGGACGTTCCTGCTGGGACCGAATGTGGTGTTGGGCCTGAACACGCTCCTCTGTGGTGTGCTGTTGTACACCTCTCGCCTCGTTCCTCGGTGGCTGTCGGCCCTGGGCATGACCGGCGCTGTGCTGGTGATCGGCGCTGCGCTCCTGACCCTGTTCGGTGTGCTCGTGCCCCTGTCTCCGGCGGCCGTGCTGCTGGCGTTGCCCGTCGCGGTCTATGAGATGGTGCTGGCCGTGTGGCTGATCGTGAAGGGGTTCAGCGGTGCGGTGGGAGCGGACGGGCCTGCGCGTCCTGTGATCACCTAA